The segment TGGAAAAAACTCAGCTCTCACTAGAAGTTTCAGATGGACATATTATCTTTCTGAAAGGACTCATGGATTGTTTTCGTTTGATTAATGTAGTGGCAAAGTGAGAAATCCTATTTAAGGCATAAACAAGCTCATTAAACCTTATCCGTTTGAAGAATTTGGATTTTGGTTAAAATCAACCTTCACTTAAAATGAGTTGTATATTGGATAAGGATAAAACGTTTTCCTGACATTACCTAgccgtttatttttttcaaatggcttAACTTGTGAAGACAGTGATATTTACAAAACACGGTTCATTGGGTTTATTTTCTACTTCAAGGGGGAATACAAATTAGATGATGttatatgagtgccaatgaaacaacaatgTACGAAAAGAAGATAATTAAAGTTTAAAGTACAaccttcaatacggagccttgactcataCCGAACAGCAAGCAATAACGAACCCCAAAATGACTTCCAtacaaaacatgacaaaattaaacgTTGGACAAtgttaatcatttaaaaacaaatggagAACAACTTGCATATTCCTGACTAAGTACACTAGTATACTAGtatttctacattggttagaggtatagggggggttgagatctcacaaacatgttaaacctgccgcatttttgcgcctgtcccaagtcaggatcctctggcctttgttagtcttgtattattttacttttagtttcttgtgtacaatttgaaaattagtatggcgttcattattactgagctagtatatatttgtttagggaccagctgaaggacgcctccgggtgcgggaatttctcgctacattgaagacctgttggtgaccttctgctgttgtttttttatttggtcgggttgttgtctctttgaaacattccccatttccattctcaattttagtgtGTTTAAAAATTTGTGAGAATCTGAAATCGAAAACACCTGTTTAACTGTGCAAACGGAAACAGTATgtgtatattttctttaaaaaaaaaacccactgaaACTGATAATCATTTATACcatatttattacaattaattttGTGATCGTGTGGATTCAAGATTGCATGATATGCTTTGAAATGCACAGAAGAAATTTGTTAAAGACCAGTCTTGAAGACTTCCCATCATAAATGGTGGAATGAAATCGTTTACCAAATGTACATGCGCATACAGTTTCTCAAATACTATCATGTCTACTTTTTTCAAAGCACATGTTGTACTTGCAAGCATATCGTCAGCACTTAATGCATTGTCATCACTTAGTTCACAACCTTTCGATTTCAAAGATGATGCACATTCACTAATCATTCGATTGGCTTTCGTTATACTTTTTAACTTTCCCATAATGCTCTTTGATCGAGTCATGTGTTCAAGTTCATTACACACATATTTAAAAGCTTGTTGTCCACATGCTTTTGtgcatttaaaatctttttgatGTAAGTCAGGTGACAAGTAGGAGTCACAATCTACCGTAGGACTTCCGAAAAAATCGTTTAACTCCTCATCACTTTCACACAACTCACTAAGCGTTAGGGTACGCCCATTTCGTAATGCAACTATGGCAACGTTTTTCTCAAAACATTTGTTCGATGAGTTTCGCATACAGACGGATTCATCTTCATCATCATCTAGAAGCCATTGTTCTTGCACACCGATTTCTTTCAAAGATGTCGATGTAACAAAAGAAGCCATTTCTTTAGCTTCATCTTTATAGATGTTTTCGAAGAGGTCGGATAATGGCTCAATCAAATGTTGATAAAGTTGTAGTTCGTAAAACACCCATACATTGTTAAGGTTGATTTTGGTGCAATTGGCTTTCTTGTTGAATGATTTCTGTTTAGATAACAATTGAACCAATGACTGACATTGGTCATAAATATGTTGCATTACTTcttcttttatcatatttgtaaACCCTTTTTCGGGTGTCTCTGTTTTTAGTTCTGTACTCACATTTTCGTACGGATTACCGATTGCTTTTTGCTTTTCCATTTGTTGAGATGGAAGTGAAAAATCAAtcatttccataaaaaatggaaCGTTTTCGGATCGTTTCCTGTCAATTAGTGCTTTTTGACTAAGAAAATTTCTGATTTTCTTCACTGTTGATGCACAAAAAGTAGTGTATGTCTGTGCAGATTCAGTTGATTTGTCACTTAATATGTTTTGAATCCTTTCATTCAACGTTAACCATTTCTTGGGTTTTGGGCTATTTCCAAGGATATCGGTTGACAAGCGCTCTCCACATTTAGGTACATCATAGCCTGTACTTTCACCGGAGGCCTTCAGATCATTACACGCTTGGATAATCGCTTCCCGTACGGACGTGATTTTCACTTTTCCTTCAAACATGCTTTGCATAGCTGATTTATCGGCTCGCAAATTTTCTTTTAGTGTTACATAAGTGTCATGTTTTTCGCTATGTataatcttaacttttttcCTCCTTTTTGTTCTGGTTGTAACATTTTTGATAGATTCACGGATGCATTGTAGTTTAAGAATCGAAGAATTTACTACATCTCTTTTCTTCCTCCATTCTATTAAATGAATCTTACTTTCGTTTGCGACACTATTGTGGGTCATGTCGACACAACTTTGGAATGTAATCAGACGATCTGTCAATATTCTGATTTCTCGGTTAACATCATCAAGAAGTTCCATTAGGAATTTGTCAGTGCAATGCTTAACATTACtataactttcaaaattttcagTTCGCAACAAACTTTCTCTATATTCTCGAaggtttttttctgattccattaattgtttatctttatcaattgttaaattgttcataTATGTGATTCTATGTTCCACGTCGTCTAGTGCATCCTTTAGACAAGTAAGGTCTTCATCTTTGAGAAGGACCAGaggtaaaacatgtaaatgtaatatGCGCAATATTTCCCTGGACACATCGTCTACACTGCAATTCTTTTTATCACGTTTATGAATAAGATCAATAACAGCATTAAACAGTTCGCACTCTTCTAAACGGTCATCCTCAAAGACAACTCTAAGGGAACCAGAACCACCAAGTTGACTTTTCCGTTCCCAAAACACATTTCTCAAATCACAGTCTATCTGAATAGTTTTGATAATCAGGCTTTTAAACCAAATGGCAGGTTCGATTTGGAAGTCTGATTCGATGTTGTTCACTACTGGCATATAAAAATCCTTTAAGGCTATGCCGGAATATTGACACGTTTTACTGCGGTATTTCAGTACAAGTTCCATCTTCATTGTCAACTGAATACAACTAAACACACAGGTTTACTTAATTAACCTTAAAGACGTAAGTAAAAGTTCCTCTCGGTTTTTCAATTGATTATGTTTTTGCTTACAAAGATCTTTATATGATCTGTGTTTGAGTTGTTTACTTTCTGGAAATGCCTAACGTACGTTTCACTCGTGTATTTATTACATGTTCCTggtataaataacataaaccaCTTGTTCTATTTTGACAAGGAAGTTTTTATTGGTGTTACTATGAAAAACCACAATTTACTACACTTTAATTTGTTTCCTCGTATTATCGTAGGCAGGAAAACGCTTTTAAAATCGTAATTGGTTTTTATTCATGtgtgttgtttttaaaatgaacacTTAAGGATAGCTAGTGAAAACCTTCTAAACAGCATGGAGGtgtcattcataaaaatatatcttaagACTAATTATCCATATATGGTACATCGACCTTGActtatttacaaaatcatttgTTGCATAAGTCTTTTCTTTGAACCGAACCACTtagtaaataaatgaatgaaatcCATACCACAATGGTTTTAGGGTAACTATGGTCAACCACTTTAAatcaaactttaatttcaaaatcacagaaaataaatttacatccgaatacttaatatttgaaagtttttagtattaaaaaatattacacagtCATTAAAACGCTATGTTGTATTTTAATCCTTATAAAGAGTCCACAAAACACTAAAGATGTGT is part of the Mytilus trossulus isolate FHL-02 unplaced genomic scaffold, PNRI_Mtr1.1.1.hap1 h1tg000138l__unscaffolded, whole genome shotgun sequence genome and harbors:
- the LOC134700351 gene encoding uncharacterized protein LOC134700351, yielding MKMELVLKYRSKTCQYSGIALKDFYMPVVNNIESDFQIEPAIWFKSLIIKTIQIDCDLRNVFWERKSQLGGSGSLRVVFEDDRLEECELFNAVIDLIHKRDKKNCSVDDVSREILRILHLHVLPLVLLKDEDLTCLKDALDDVEHRITYMNNLTIDKDKQLMESEKNLREYRESLLRTENFESYSNVKHCTDKFLMELLDDVNREIRILTDRLITFQSCVDMTHNSVANESKIHLIEWRKKRDVVNSSILKLQCIRESIKNVTTRTKRRKKVKIIHSEKHDTYVTLKENLRADKSAMQSMFEGKVKITSVREAIIQACNDLKASGESTGYDVPKCGERLSTDILGNSPKPKKWLTLNERIQNILSDKSTESAQTYTTFCASTVKKIRNFLSQKALIDRKRSENVPFFMEMIDFSLPSQQMEKQKAIGNPYENVSTELKTETPEKGFTNMIKEEVMQHIYDQCQSLVQLLSKQKSFNKKANCTKINLNNVWVFYELQLYQHLIEPLSDLFENIYKDEAKEMASFVTSTSLKEIGVQEQWLLDDDEDESVCMRNSSNKCFEKNVAIVALRNGRTLTLSELCESDEELNDFFGSPTVDCDSYLSPDLHQKDFKCTKACGQQAFKYVCNELEHMTRSKSIMGKLKSITKANRMISECASSLKSKGCELSDDNALSADDMLASTTCALKKVDMIVFEKLYAHVHLVNDFIPPFMMGSLQDWSLTNFFCAFQSISCNLESTRSQN